The stretch of DNA TGCGCGCCTGGCGCGGCCACAAGGAACAGGAGAACAAGCGCACACAACGGAAGAACGAAAAGTCGTCGAATCATCACTCACCTCGCCCTTAGAACGAGGTGGGTCAGAAACCTTGCAGCGGTCAGTCGTTGGGAGGTCCGGCGACCCAGGTCAGGCCGGCATCAGAGGTCGAAAATGTCCGGCCGTCTTCGGCCGTGACCACAGCGCGCAGGGCGTCGATGGCCTGGACGGATCTCAGGTGGACCCGATGCGGGAATGCCACCCGCTCGAAAGTGAGACCGTTCCTGGAGAGAAACACGGCGCCGTCACGGCCGACCAGCCAGCACAGGTTCTGCGACGAGGCCGAACCTGCGGTCAGCACAAACGGCTGGCCGGCAGGAAGACTCGCGACGGTCCAGGTGATGCCGCCATCCACCGACCGTTGCACGCCGGTTCCACCGAGAATCCGCCACCGCGCGGGCTTGAGCACACCACCGCCGCGGCCACCCGCCACACCGCTTGTGGCCATTCGAGAGGCAGAGGCGAGCGGATCGGGCGCGATGAACTCGATCGTCACGGAGTCCAGGCTGACGCGTTCTGCCATCGCGGGGATGGCGATCGAGGTCGGTCTTGTCGGCGCGGCGGTCTGTTGCGCCACGCCTCCCAGTGTGGGCGCAGCCGCCGTCACCTGAACAGGCGGGGGCGGGGGAGCCGCCGGAAGTGGGGCCGGCGGCAACACCACCGGGCGGCGGTGGCGGCGGCTTCCGCAGGGCGCACCGGCCGCGACCTGAGGGAGAGGCGCCGGTCTAGGCGCCCGCTCCGATCGGCGTGCTTCAGCCTGCTTTGATGGCGCGGCCTGACGCGTCCGGTCAGGCGCCTGGCGGCGGAGGCGCCGTCGGCGGCGCGGGAATCAGGGCGGGGCCGCAGGCGCCAGTTCGCTCGACGCCACGGTCGCTGTCGGCGTCGGGACAGATGGGGGCCGGTTCGTCCAGACCACGAGCGTCACAGAAGCGGCCACGGCCAGACCTGCGGCACCCAGACGCACCGCGGGGCGCGACCAGAACGGAAGCACCACAGCGGCCTGAGGCTGGCTTCGCACAAACGCCGCCAACACCTCCTGGCAGCGCTCACAGTTGGACAGATGCAGTTCCACCGCTGCCGCTTCAGCGGCCGGCAGGCCGCGGTCGGCCCACGCCGCCAGCGTTTCGGCGTCGACGCAGTGTTCGCGTGTGGCGTCAGTGGTCACTGGGATCCCTCTCATTCTGAACGATCCGGCCAGGGGATCTTGCAAGCATCCCTCCCAGGTCC from Acidobacteriota bacterium encodes:
- a CDS encoding zf-HC2 domain-containing protein, with the translated sequence MTTDATREHCVDAETLAAWADRGLPAAEAAAVELHLSNCERCQEVLAAFVRSQPQAAVVLPFWSRPAVRLGAAGLAVAASVTLVVWTNRPPSVPTPTATVASSELAPAAPP